The genomic DNA GCCCCTTTTCATCCTCAAGCTGGATCGGATTCTTCAGCGGATCGGGGAGCAGCAGCCCCGCGCTGGAGGTCGAAAGCTGCAGGAGCTTGATCCCGGCCTCCACCCCCGAATTAGCCATCAGGCTCGCCTGCTGGGCGTCGACGAAATTCTGCCTGGAACTTGTCCCCACATACACATCGTCGATGAATTCCACCGAGAGCGCCACGAGGAGCGCCGTCACGAGCAGGGTGATGATCAGGGCGAAGCCCTTCTCGTTCCGCATCATTGGAATCGCCGGGGAGAAGCTATGGTGCTGAAGTTGACGGTGCCTTCCCCTTCTTTTATGGTGATGGTTACCCGTATCGCCTTCGGAAGATTCGAATTCTGGGCGGTGTCCCACACCCTAACCCATTTACTCCCGTCAGGAGAGCATTCCACCAGAAAGCCTTCAAGCTCCTCCATCTGCGGGTACAGGAGAGGGTCCTCTTCGTGGTACAGGTCCTTCACCTGCCGTGCCAGCGTAATTTTCCCATCCCGTTCAATGGGCCGGTATCGCACTTCAGCCTGATCCGAGACCTGCTCCGCCCCCTCCTTGGGCGGGATGATCGTCGTGAAATTCAGGATCGACGCCGGTTTCCCGAAGAAATCCCGATCCTCCACCACGAAATGGAGCCGAGGGTTCGCTTTGGCTTTGTCATATACCGCTGCGGAAAGCTCCCGGCGCAGCTGATCGAGGGTGGCCCGCAGCTCCCGGTCGGCTTCCATCCTCGCAGTGGCCGATTCCTTCCCGCGCATGACGGAGAACCAAGTCCCGTATAGGGCGGTGCTGAGGATGGCCAGGAGCCCAAGAGCCAGGAGCACTTCCAGTAGGGTGAAGCCGCGGTCACTTCGCCACATACTGCACCAGGGAGAGATTTCTTCGTGCGTTGTCCCACGAAACGGTGAGGGTCATTTTGTCCAGGAGGGGGAGCTGGGTCGGTGCGACATCCAATACCCATCCGTACCCCGGCCACTCTGGGGCGAAAGTTCCATTTTTAGTTTCCTGCTCGCGCAAGCGCGGATCGTCGAGTTTCGCGCGCGCAAGCAGCATGGCCACCGTCTCTTCCCGGTCCCGGGTGGCAACGGAGAGATTGTAGTTGAAGGATGTGATCACCGTGAGAACCACGCCCGCCATGATGGCGAGGGCTATCATCACTTCGAGCAGGGTGAACCCCTTCACGGCCTAACCTCCTGGTACCCCTCCGCGACCTTCACCTTTCCGGAATCGGGGAACGCCATGATGGTCATCTGTGCGCCCTTCTCCCCCTTCAGATGTACGGTAACGAACTCGGCCAGACCGCGGCTTCCGAAATCGATGACCGCTTCGCCGTCAATGATGGTTCCCAGACGCGGGATCTGAACGTCCTCGATGGAAATGTCTTCTGCAAGGCTGCGCTTCGCCAGGAAATTGTCTGTTACGGCAGTCTCCTTCCGATTTTCAAACCTTGTGACGGTGATGCTGCCGTCGTCTATCCCCAGACGCATCCGGTAGTGAGTCTTCGTCGCCACAGCCTGGTCCCCCAGGTAACGGAAGGTGGCGGCAAGGGAGCGCGCGGAGCTGCGAAGCTCTCCAGCGGCGGTGGAAGGAAGGCGCGGCAGCACGAGCATCATCGCCATTGATATGATGACGATGACCACCACCATCTCAATGAGCGTGAAGCCGTTGGGAGGTCGCTGAAAAAGAGCCGTCTCGCTGCCGTCCTCGAAAGCCGCCGTGTGCGGCGTAGCAGTGTTTATGCCCCAGAGGGTACTACGCCTCCGTGGGGCTTTCTGCGGGTGCGACGATCCGGCTGCTTTTGAGCGAACTGGGTGTTTCCCGAACCGAGCAGGCTCTCCTCCGCATGCTATGATTGCCGCCAATCGCGCCGGCATCGCTTTTCCGTTACCTCAGGTTCCAGCTCTCGATGTCGGCGTTCTTCCCTTCGCCTCCCTTCACCCCATCGGCTCCGAGAGAGTAGAGGTCGTAATCGCCATGCTCACCGGGCGAAAGGTAGATGTAGTCGTTGCCCCACGGGTCTTTGGGAGCATTCTTGCTTTCGAGGTAGCCTTCGGGCTTGTAGTTCTTCGGGATAATCCCGGTTGTCGGCTTGGAGATCAGAGCGGCCAGACCCTGCTCTGTAGCCGGATAGACGCCGTTGTCGAGCTTGTAGAGCTTGAGGCCGGTTTCCAGGTTCCTGATCTGAACTTTGGCGTCGGCAATCTTGGCGTCATCGGAACGCCCCATGATCCGCGGACCTACAAGGGCGGCAAGGGCGGCAAGAATGACGATAACCACCATGATTTCGATGAGAGTGAAGCCTTTCTCGTTGTTGCGTATGCGCATGTGAAACCTCCGATAAAGCGTTGTGGTGCGGCTGTACAGCCTTATTCTACTTGATGAGCTGGTTCAACTGGAAGATGGGGAGCAATACCGCGAGGACGACGACTCCGACGGCCAGTCCCATGCCGAGGACGAGGAGCGGCTCCAGGAGCGCCATGAATCTGCTGATTGCGGTATCGAACTCTTTCTCGAAGGCAGAGCCGGCCTTAAGGAGCATGGTTTCTAGTTCCCCACCCCTCTCTCCCACAGCGATCATGTGAACGAGGAGCGGCGGGAAAAGGCTGCTTCTGCCGAGGGCTGCGGAGAGACTCCCCCCTTCGGTAAGTTCTGCGCGCGCCTGGGCGAGGACCGACCTGTACTGACGGTTAACCACAACATCGCCGCTGATCTCCATAGCCCTGATCATGGGCACACCGCTCTGGAGCAAAAGGCCGAGCACTTTGGCGAACCGCGACAGGATAAGCCGCTGCCAGAGTGGCCCGACGAGGGGAAGCCGGAGAATCAGGCGGTCCTGGGCAGCACGGAAAGATTCCTTGCGGCGTCCACGGTCGTAAGCTATCGCTACGACGCAGCCGACGAGAACCAGGAGCCACCACCAGTGCTGGAGTAGCGTGCTTACCTTGATGAGCACCACCGTGATGAGAGGAAGCGCTGCCTTGCTCTCCTGGAAAACGGTGATGATGCGCGGCACAACGAAGGCGAGGAGGAAGAGCATCACGCCGGTTCCGACGACCATCATGAGCACCGGGTAGGCAAGGGAGGTTACCACCTTACTCCGCACCTGCTCCTGGTCTTCAAGGAACTCCGCCAGCCGTTCGAGAACAACTTCGAGAGCGCCGCTCGCCTCGCCGGCGGCAACCATGTTGATGTAGCTTTCGCTGAAAATACGGGGCTCTGCACCCATTGCTTTCGCAAGGTTTGAGCCTTCAGCCAGCCGGTCGCGGATGCGTCCGAGGACATTCCTGAGCTCCCCCGCCCGCTCCTGCTGCTGAAGCGTGGTGACCGCTTCATAAACCGGGACCGCAGAGCCGAGGAGTGTCGCGAGGCGGCGGGTCATGAGGGAGAGGTCGGCCAGGGAGACCCGTCGGCGAAGCGGAGCGAACAGCCCCTTTGCCGCTACTTCCTCCGCCGGTATGATCTCCCGGGGATAGAGTCCCTTTTTTTTCAGGCGCTCCCGCGCATCCCGCGGGTTCTCCGCGTCGATGGTACCCGCCGTTTCGGCTCCTCCCGGCTTATAGGCACTATAGCGGAAGGTCGGCATAGTCTTCCTGGGTTACCCGCAGAACTTCCTCGATGGTTGTGATGCCGGCGGCGGCTTTGGCAAGGCCGTCTTCACGCAGCGTCCGCATTCCCCGGGAAATGGCGTACTCCTTGATCGTGCCGGCAGGAGCGTGCTTGATTACCATTGAACAGACCTCCGCGTCCACCAGCAGGAGCTCATAGATGCCGATCCGCCCGACACTCCCGAGTCCGAAGCAGCGGTCGCAGCCGCGGCCCCGGTAGAGGAGGGGAGGAAGCTCGATCCCCGCGTATTCGCGTTCGGGGCGGTACTCCTCCTTGCAGTGGGGGCAGATCACCCGCACGAGGCGCTGTGCGAGGACTGCCGAAAGCGTGGAGGCAACCATGAAGGGCTCGATCCCCATGTCGATCAGACGGGTCACGGCGGTAGCGGAGTCGTTTGTGTGGAGGGTGGAGAGGACGAGATGACCTGTGAGGCTCGCCTGCATGGCTATTTCGGCGGTTTCAACGTCGCGAATCTCACCGACCATTATGATATCCGGGTCCTGCCGCAGAATCGACCGGAGCCCGCTGGCGAAGGTGAGATCTATCTTCGCATTCACCTGGATCTGCCCGACCCCCTTCAGCTGGTACTCTATCGGGTCCTCGATGGTGATTATGTTCTTGTCGGGGGAGTTGAGCTTGGTGAGCGCAGCGTAGAGGGTGGTCGTCTTTCCGCTGCCGGTGGGGCCTGTGACGAGAATGATCCCGTTGCTGCGGGCCAGGAGGCGGTCCATAACCGTTACGTCACGCTCGGAAAGGCCGATGTCCGAAAGGGAAATGACCCCTTTCTGCTTGTCAAGCAGACGGAGCACCACCCTCTCACCGAAGAAAGTCGGGATGATGGAAACGCGGATGTCCACGTCCCGTCCCGCCACTATCACCCGGAACCTGCCATCCTGGGGGAGGCGCTTTTCCGCTATGTTGAGCCCGGACATGATCTTTACGCGTGAAATGAGCGCTTCCTGTACCACCTTCGGCGGGGCGAGCATCTTGTAGAGGATGCCGTCGATGCGGAAACGCACCTCCAGCTCCCGCTCGAAAGGCTCGATGTGAATATCGCTGGCCCGCTCCTTCACTGCCTGGAAGAGGATCGAGTTTAGGAGGCGTATGACGGGGGCCTCGTCGGTCAGGTCGAGGAGGTCCCGAGGGTGGGTGAGCTCCGTGGCAATGGTGGAGAGATCTTCTCCCTGCAGCTCCTCCACCACTTCCTGGGCCGAGCCTGAAATGCGGGCATAGAGCCGGTTGATGGCGTCGAGGACCTCCTGCCGCGGCACGAGGACCGGCGCCACCGGCATCTCGAACACCCCCTTCACCTCGTCGAGGGCCAGGAGGTTAGCCGGGTCACCAAGCGCCACTACCAGCCGGCCCTCCTCCTCCGCGAGGGGCAGGATGAGGTTGTTGCGGGCAAAGGCGAGGGGGAGCCGGCTCAGGAGTGCGGAGTCGACCTGCCTGTCCTCGATCTCCTCCTGGAAGGGGAGGCCGAACCGTGCTGCTATTTCAGGAGTGGTTTCTGTCATGGTTATCGGGCTGGCGGCGCGCTTATGTTCTGCAGTTCCGTACCGAGGCTGAAAGGAGCATCGGTGGCAATGGCGGCCTTATTGAACTTTTCCCTCTGAATGTTCGAAACCTCTGCCATCTCCGCGGCACTCCTTATGATCCGGGGAGTCAGGACTATCATCAGGTTCGTTTTGTCGCGGGTGAAGTTTTTGTACTTGAAAAGATACCCTAGAAGCGGAATGTCCCCGAGGAGCGGAACCTTACTGATCGATTCCCGTTCTCTGTCCTGAATGAGACCTCCGATTACAACCATCTCATTGTCTTTCACGACTACAGAGGTCTTGGCCGATCTTTTGGTGGTGATGAGATCCGCTGCGCCCGTCGTAGTAGTGGGATTTACTGCCGAGATTTCCTGGTAGAGATCAAGCTTGACGTACTCCCCCTCGCTGATCTGAGGAGTGAGCTTGAGGCTGATCCCCGTGTCTTTCCGTTCAATCGACTGGAGAGTCGAGGTGGTCGAGACGGTGACGTTACCGCGGAAAGGGACGTTTTCTCCTACGAATATTTCAGCCTCTTTATTGTCGGATGTGAGAATGTTTGGTGTCGAGAGGACGTTTACGGCACCGTTTGTTTCAAGTGCCCGCAAAATAGCGGCAAAATTGGCAGGAGTTTCGACCTGGGGGAAACTTACGACACTATTTGCGCTCGCTATTGTTTGAAGCACTGAG from Geobacter sp. DSM 9736 includes the following:
- the gspG gene encoding type II secretion system major pseudopilin GspG; this encodes MRIRNNEKGFTLIEIMVVIVILAALAALVGPRIMGRSDDAKIADAKVQIRNLETGLKLYKLDNGVYPATEQGLAALISKPTTGIIPKNYKPEGYLESKNAPKDPWGNDYIYLSPGEHGDYDLYSLGADGVKGGEGKNADIESWNLR
- the gspE gene encoding type II secretion system ATPase GspE: MTETTPEIAARFGLPFQEEIEDRQVDSALLSRLPLAFARNNLILPLAEEEGRLVVALGDPANLLALDEVKGVFEMPVAPVLVPRQEVLDAINRLYARISGSAQEVVEELQGEDLSTIATELTHPRDLLDLTDEAPVIRLLNSILFQAVKERASDIHIEPFERELEVRFRIDGILYKMLAPPKVVQEALISRVKIMSGLNIAEKRLPQDGRFRVIVAGRDVDIRVSIIPTFFGERVVLRLLDKQKGVISLSDIGLSERDVTVMDRLLARSNGIILVTGPTGSGKTTTLYAALTKLNSPDKNIITIEDPIEYQLKGVGQIQVNAKIDLTFASGLRSILRQDPDIIMVGEIRDVETAEIAMQASLTGHLVLSTLHTNDSATAVTRLIDMGIEPFMVASTLSAVLAQRLVRVICPHCKEEYRPEREYAGIELPPLLYRGRGCDRCFGLGSVGRIGIYELLLVDAEVCSMVIKHAPAGTIKEYAISRGMRTLREDGLAKAAAGITTIEEVLRVTQEDYADLPL
- a CDS encoding type II secretion system protein GspJ — translated: MWRSDRGFTLLEVLLALGLLAILSTALYGTWFSVMRGKESATARMEADRELRATLDQLRRELSAAVYDKAKANPRLHFVVEDRDFFGKPASILNFTTIIPPKEGAEQVSDQAEVRYRPIERDGKITLARQVKDLYHEEDPLLYPQMEELEGFLVECSPDGSKWVRVWDTAQNSNLPKAIRVTITIKEGEGTVNFSTIASPRRFQ
- the gspF gene encoding type II secretion system inner membrane protein GspF, whose translation is MPTFRYSAYKPGGAETAGTIDAENPRDARERLKKKGLYPREIIPAEEVAAKGLFAPLRRRVSLADLSLMTRRLATLLGSAVPVYEAVTTLQQQERAGELRNVLGRIRDRLAEGSNLAKAMGAEPRIFSESYINMVAAGEASGALEVVLERLAEFLEDQEQVRSKVVTSLAYPVLMMVVGTGVMLFLLAFVVPRIITVFQESKAALPLITVVLIKVSTLLQHWWWLLVLVGCVVAIAYDRGRRKESFRAAQDRLILRLPLVGPLWQRLILSRFAKVLGLLLQSGVPMIRAMEISGDVVVNRQYRSVLAQARAELTEGGSLSAALGRSSLFPPLLVHMIAVGERGGELETMLLKAGSAFEKEFDTAISRFMALLEPLLVLGMGLAVGVVVLAVLLPIFQLNQLIK
- the gspI gene encoding type II secretion system minor pseudopilin GspI — translated: MKGFTLLEVMIALAIMAGVVLTVITSFNYNLSVATRDREETVAMLLARAKLDDPRLREQETKNGTFAPEWPGYGWVLDVAPTQLPLLDKMTLTVSWDNARRNLSLVQYVAK
- a CDS encoding prepilin-type N-terminal cleavage/methylation domain-containing protein: MPARLAAIIACGGEPARFGKHPVRSKAAGSSHPQKAPRRRSTLWGINTATPHTAAFEDGSETALFQRPPNGFTLIEMVVVIVIISMAMMLVLPRLPSTAAGELRSSARSLAATFRYLGDQAVATKTHYRMRLGIDDGSITVTRFENRKETAVTDNFLAKRSLAEDISIEDVQIPRLGTIIDGEAVIDFGSRGLAEFVTVHLKGEKGAQMTIMAFPDSGKVKVAEGYQEVRP